The following nucleotide sequence is from Syntrophobacterales bacterium.
CGGCGAAGTTTACCAAAGCCGATAAATCCAAAGATGTTGACTATATAATCAATCTGATGGTAGGAATGTTCGACTGAGATAAGGAATAAAAAATGACCGTTTATCAAAACAGGTTTCTGAAGCTTGATCTATCAAAAAGGGAAGCCGTCGAAGCGCCGCTTGATCCGGAGGTGGTTCGCGACTTTCTGGGCGGTCGCGGTTTCGGGATAGAGTACCTCTATAGGCATCTTTCCCCCCATACGGACCCCCTCAGTCCTGACAATATCCTCCTGTTTCTGCCGGGAATTCTTGGCGGAACCAGCGCTCCCGGCTTCTCCCGCTGGATTGCGGCTGCCAGGAGCCCGCTTACCGGCGCCTATATCCGCTCGGTGTGCGGCGGGAAATTCGGCGCTGCCATCAAGACTTGCGGGTACGAATTTATTGCGATTCACGGCCGGGCCGACCGTCCAACCTATGTCCATTTGAGTAAAGAAGGGGCTGAATTCCTCGATGCCGACGGTCTGTGGGGTCTCGATACCGCTGCCACGCAGGAGCGAATCTGGGACAAATCCGGCAAAAGCAATACCCGCATTGCCTGCATTGGACCGGCAGGCGAAAACCTCGTAAAATTTGCCGCGATCATCCATGAGAAAAGGGCCGCGGCCCGCGGCGGCGTCGGCGCAGTGATGGGGTCAAAGAATTTAAAGGCCGTCGCCATCAATACCTCCGGCGGCGCTGCTCCGGCGCTCCAGGACCGGGAAACCTTCCTGAAGCTCGTGCAGGAACATAACGAAATTCTTAAAACCCATGACCGACGCAAGAAAATGACCGCCTACGGCACCACCTTTATGACGTCAAAAATGCACGCGCTTGGCATTTTTCCGGTCAGGAACTTTCAGGAGGGCGGTCTGCCCGGAGTGGAAAAGATCGGCGCGGAGGCATTCCAAAAGCTGAAAACTGGCGACTATGGCTGCTATGCCTGCACAACTCGGTGCGGCAACATCTTCAAGGCTGCGGAAGGTCCCTACAAAGGAGCACAAAGCGAAGGGCCGGAGTACGAAACTGTCTTCTCCTTCGGTGGAGAAATCGCCAACACCGACCCCGGGGCTATCATCGCGGCCGATGCCCTCTGTGATCGCCTGGGAATAGACACTATCAGCATGGGGGTGGTTGCCGGCTTTGTCATGGAACTCTACGAAAAAGGAATATTAAGCTCTGAGGAATTGGATGGCCTGAAACCGGAGTGGGGCGACCATAGGGCGCTCTTTCAGCTCATCGAAAAAGTGGCCAGTCGCGAAGGCATAGGCAATATCCTGGCTGAAGGAACAAGGAAAGCCGGTCAACTGATAGGAAAAGGCGCAGAATACTATGCCATGACCGCCAAAGGCCTGGAATTGCCCGGATACGAACCGCGGGCGGCCAAGGCGCACGGCCTCGGATACGCCGTTTCGAACATTGGCGGCAGCCATATGTACGGCTATGCCCGCCAGGAAATCTCCGGGTTCATGCAGCCCCGGGAAATAGACCGTCTTGCCGATGACGGCAAGGGAGATATCGCGGGCTGGAACCAGATAAAAAAGGCAGTGGAAGAAACGGGCATCCTCTGCAATTTTGCCGATACCAATGTTACGCAACAGCTTATTTGCGATCTTTATGTCAGCGCTACCGGCCGGAGCGACCTGGCAGAACCCAAAAATATGGACAAATTTGGCGAGCGGATTGTCTGCCTGGAAAGATGCTTTAATGTTCGGGAGGGATTCAGCAGAAAGGACGATACGCTTCCGGATAGGATGTTCAAGGAACCCTTGAAGAATGCCGGCCCCTCAACAGGCGCGGTCATCAGAAAGATGGACAATCTCCTCGACGAGTATTATGATTTCATGGGATATGATAAAAATGGCATCCCGACCGCGGAAAAGCTGAAGGAATTAGGCCTTGCGGACTTGGCATCGGAGATGGAAAGTTTTCGCAAGTAATCAATGCAGATAAAATCTCAGATTCATCGTCGTGGCGGGCGCTCAAGAGGCCTTCGGCGCCACGGAATTTGCCTTCGTTCTCAAAGGAAACAGCGCGGGCGATCTTGTTCGCGAAATTATCGATAAATAATGAGCCAATTGCAAAACTATTTGTCATTCCCGAAAGCGGAGCTTAATGTACACAATGCTTCTATCGGGAATACGGTTTTTCAAGCAGTTAGAACCAGATTATGAACATTAAACTTCGTTTTCCCGCTTAAAATCATTGCGGGAATGACAGAATGTGAGAGTTTTGCAATTGGCTCTAATGTATTGAAATAATGTATAAATAGTCAGGAGTAAGGATGCACGCTGATTACACCCATATTTTTAAACTTGCCCAGC
It contains:
- a CDS encoding aldehyde ferredoxin oxidoreductase family protein: MTVYQNRFLKLDLSKREAVEAPLDPEVVRDFLGGRGFGIEYLYRHLSPHTDPLSPDNILLFLPGILGGTSAPGFSRWIAAARSPLTGAYIRSVCGGKFGAAIKTCGYEFIAIHGRADRPTYVHLSKEGAEFLDADGLWGLDTAATQERIWDKSGKSNTRIACIGPAGENLVKFAAIIHEKRAAARGGVGAVMGSKNLKAVAINTSGGAAPALQDRETFLKLVQEHNEILKTHDRRKKMTAYGTTFMTSKMHALGIFPVRNFQEGGLPGVEKIGAEAFQKLKTGDYGCYACTTRCGNIFKAAEGPYKGAQSEGPEYETVFSFGGEIANTDPGAIIAADALCDRLGIDTISMGVVAGFVMELYEKGILSSEELDGLKPEWGDHRALFQLIEKVASREGIGNILAEGTRKAGQLIGKGAEYYAMTAKGLELPGYEPRAAKAHGLGYAVSNIGGSHMYGYARQEISGFMQPREIDRLADDGKGDIAGWNQIKKAVEETGILCNFADTNVTQQLICDLYVSATGRSDLAEPKNMDKFGERIVCLERCFNVREGFSRKDDTLPDRMFKEPLKNAGPSTGAVIRKMDNLLDEYYDFMGYDKNGIPTAEKLKELGLADLASEMESFRK